Proteins found in one Nocardia brasiliensis ATCC 700358 genomic segment:
- a CDS encoding NADPH-dependent 2,4-dienoyl-CoA reductase, with the protein MSSFPHLFEPLDLGFTTLRNRVVMGSMHTGLEDRAWDTNKLAAYFAERARGGVGLIITGGYAPNRTGWLLPFGSKLTNKTEAYRHRVITKAVHKEGGKIAIQILHAGRYSYVPGSVSASSIKAPINPFRPRKLSSKGIESTIDDYVRCARLAQFAGYDGCEIMGGEGYFINQFLAPRTNRRTDKWGGSAENRRRIAVEIVRRTRAALGPKFIIVFRLSMAELVEKGQTFDEIVALAKELEAAGANILNTDIGWHEARVPTIVTSVPRAAFVEFTAKITKQVSIPVCASNRINMPEIAEEILTRGDAQLVSLARPFLTDPEWVNKAKQDRIDEINTCIACNQACLDHAFQRKTVSCLLNPRAGHETELQLLPTRRTKRIAVVGAGPAGLSAAVNLAERGHRVDLFEADDKIGGQFDIARRIPGKEEFDESIRYYRRKLEVTGVTVHLNKRVSAAELVAGRYDEVVLATGVKPRIPNIPGIDHPMVLSYAELVREERPVGKRVAVIGAGGIGYDVSEFLTVEGHPTLKLDEWKEEWGVDADNEQAPGQLTEPKPAPAAREVVLLQRKSTPFGKDLGKTTGWVHRAALKAKGVDHIGGVNYERIDDHGLHISFGEKRQRPQLIPVDNVIVCAGQESVRDLEGELRAAGVNLHLIGGAELAAELDAKRAIDQGTRLAARL; encoded by the coding sequence ATGAGTTCCTTCCCGCATCTTTTCGAGCCCTTGGACCTCGGCTTCACCACCTTGCGCAACCGCGTGGTGATGGGGTCGATGCACACCGGCCTGGAGGACCGTGCCTGGGACACCAACAAGCTGGCCGCCTATTTCGCCGAACGCGCCCGCGGCGGTGTCGGCCTGATCATCACCGGCGGTTACGCGCCCAACCGCACCGGGTGGCTGCTGCCATTCGGCTCCAAGCTGACCAACAAGACCGAGGCCTACCGGCATCGGGTGATCACCAAGGCGGTGCACAAGGAGGGCGGCAAGATCGCCATCCAGATCCTGCACGCCGGCCGCTATTCCTATGTGCCGGGCAGCGTTTCCGCGTCCTCGATCAAAGCGCCGATCAACCCGTTCCGTCCGCGCAAGCTGTCGTCCAAGGGGATCGAGAGCACCATCGACGACTATGTGCGCTGCGCGCGGCTGGCCCAGTTCGCGGGCTACGACGGCTGCGAAATCATGGGCGGTGAAGGCTATTTCATCAACCAGTTCCTCGCGCCGCGCACCAACAGGCGCACCGACAAGTGGGGCGGTTCGGCCGAGAACCGCCGCCGGATCGCGGTGGAGATCGTGCGCCGCACCCGCGCCGCGCTCGGCCCGAAGTTCATCATCGTGTTCCGGCTCTCGATGGCCGAGCTGGTCGAGAAGGGCCAGACCTTCGATGAGATCGTCGCGCTGGCCAAGGAATTGGAGGCGGCGGGCGCGAACATCCTGAACACCGATATCGGCTGGCACGAGGCGCGGGTGCCGACCATCGTGACCTCGGTGCCGCGGGCGGCCTTCGTCGAGTTCACCGCGAAGATCACCAAGCAGGTGAGCATTCCGGTCTGCGCGTCGAACCGGATCAACATGCCCGAGATCGCCGAGGAGATCCTCACTCGTGGTGACGCGCAACTGGTTTCGCTGGCCCGCCCGTTCCTCACCGACCCGGAGTGGGTGAACAAGGCCAAGCAGGACCGGATCGACGAGATCAACACCTGCATCGCCTGCAACCAGGCCTGCCTCGACCACGCGTTCCAGCGCAAGACCGTGTCCTGCCTGTTGAATCCGCGGGCGGGGCACGAGACCGAGCTGCAGCTGCTGCCCACCCGCCGCACCAAACGGATCGCGGTGGTCGGCGCCGGACCGGCCGGGCTGTCCGCCGCGGTCAACCTCGCCGAGCGCGGTCATCGCGTCGACCTGTTCGAAGCCGACGACAAGATCGGCGGCCAGTTCGACATCGCGCGCCGTATCCCCGGCAAGGAAGAGTTCGACGAGTCCATCCGCTACTACCGGCGCAAGCTCGAAGTCACCGGCGTGACAGTGCATTTGAACAAGCGCGTGAGCGCGGCCGAACTCGTCGCGGGCCGGTACGACGAGGTGGTGCTCGCCACCGGCGTCAAGCCGCGCATCCCGAACATCCCGGGTATCGACCATCCGATGGTGCTGTCCTATGCCGAACTGGTCCGGGAGGAGCGGCCGGTCGGCAAGCGCGTCGCGGTGATCGGTGCCGGCGGTATCGGATACGACGTCAGCGAATTCCTCACCGTCGAAGGCCATCCCACGCTCAAGCTCGACGAGTGGAAGGAAGAGTGGGGCGTCGACGCAGACAACGAGCAGGCCCCCGGTCAGCTCACCGAGCCCAAGCCGGCGCCGGCCGCGCGCGAGGTCGTTCTCCTGCAACGCAAGTCGACACCGTTCGGCAAGGACCTGGGTAAGACCACCGGGTGGGTGCATCGCGCGGCGCTGAAAGCCAAGGGCGTCGACCACATCGGCGGGGTCAACTACGAGCGCATCGACGACCACGGCCTGCACATCAGTTTCGGTGAGAAACGGCAACGCCCCCAGCTGATCCCGGTCGACAACGTGATCGTCTGCGCCGGCCAGGAGTCCGTGCGCGACCTGGAGGGCGAACTGCGCGCCGCGGGCGTGAACCTGCACCTCATCGGCGGCGCCGAACTCGCCGCGGAGTTGGACGCCAAGCGGGCGATCGATCAGGGCACACGGCTGGCGGCTCGTCTCTGA